One uncultured Caproiciproducens sp. DNA segment encodes these proteins:
- a CDS encoding ABC transporter ATP-binding protein: MILEANNVSYFYKLQKDKLILDNVSYGFECGKMYTILGPSGSGKTTFLSLLAGLDIPVKGEICYDGKAVTAKELTEHRKHHVSLVFQSYNLIDYLTPIENVKLGGKGNPEALLNSIGIGKEFWKRSVLQLSGGQQQRVAIARALASNAKVLLADEPTGNLDEVTAWDVIDLLKNIAHKENKCVIVVTHSKELADEADTIIHIENLL, encoded by the coding sequence ATGATTTTAGAAGCAAATAATGTTTCATATTTTTATAAATTGCAAAAGGACAAACTGATTTTAGATAATGTAAGTTATGGATTTGAGTGTGGAAAGATGTATACCATTCTTGGGCCGAGCGGCTCAGGTAAAACAACCTTTCTTTCTTTGCTGGCAGGGCTTGATATTCCTGTCAAAGGCGAAATTTGCTATGACGGTAAGGCAGTTACTGCAAAAGAGCTTACGGAGCACCGCAAACATCATGTTTCTTTGGTATTCCAAAGCTATAATCTGATTGATTATCTGACTCCTATTGAAAATGTAAAACTTGGCGGCAAAGGAAATCCCGAAGCTCTGCTAAACAGTATCGGTATTGGTAAAGAGTTTTGGAAGCGCAGCGTATTACAACTTTCCGGCGGACAGCAGCAGCGGGTGGCGATTGCCCGCGCTTTAGCCAGTAATGCAAAGGTGCTGCTGGCTGACGAACCTACCGGGAACCTTGATGAAGTGACTGCATGGGATGTAATTGACCTTTTGAAGAACATTGCCCACAAGGAAAACAAATGTGTAATTGTTGTAACCCATAGCAAAGAATTAGCGGATGAAGCAGACACTATCATTCACATAGAAAATTTATTGTAG
- a CDS encoding carbonate dehydratase yields the protein MHYSFNDLNNFSDSPIRTFNLNAHFIGPNPSTSFNPRSVCPRIHATAYVGPFSSIIGDVTIGENVFIAPNVSIRADEGTPFYIGVNTNLQDGVILHGLEHGRVCHDGKEYSIYIGNEVSCTHGCIIHGPCKLENRVFVGFHAIVLNAIVGEGSYISANALVTGGVRISQNRYVPAGAIIETQEQADALGPVPASQEEFAEEVQHINQQFPRAYSLQFGATRCSCGLACDCHTIQAVLD from the coding sequence ATGCACTATTCATTTAATGATCTCAATAACTTTTCAGACAGTCCTATTCGCACATTTAACTTAAATGCCCACTTTATCGGGCCAAATCCGTCTACCTCATTTAACCCCAGAAGTGTGTGCCCACGCATTCACGCTACTGCCTATGTGGGACCATTTTCATCGATTATTGGGGACGTAACTATTGGAGAAAATGTTTTTATCGCTCCCAATGTCAGTATCCGTGCAGATGAAGGAACTCCGTTTTATATAGGCGTCAACACCAATCTCCAGGATGGCGTAATCCTTCACGGCTTGGAACACGGAAGAGTATGCCACGACGGAAAAGAGTATTCCATTTATATCGGGAATGAAGTCAGCTGTACACACGGCTGTATTATTCATGGGCCGTGCAAACTGGAAAACCGCGTTTTCGTAGGCTTTCATGCCATCGTTCTAAATGCTATAGTCGGAGAAGGCAGTTATATTTCCGCCAATGCACTGGTAACGGGAGGTGTTCGGATCTCTCAAAATCGGTACGTCCCAGCCGGAGCGATTATAGAAACACAGGAACAAGCAGACGCCTTGGGACCGGTTCCCGCCAGCCAAGAGGAATTTGCCGAGGAAGTGCAGCATATCAATCAGCAGTTCCCTCGTGCCTATTCGCTTCAGTTCGGGGCGACCAGATGTAGCTGCGGCCTTGCATGTGACTGTCACACCATACAGGCTGTTTTGGACTGA
- a CDS encoding ABC transporter permease — protein MNSIQRAWRSVIRKPIKSFLLLLVAVTVSLFLLCGMASRNASVQTQDTTRQAVGAGLRLDENETNRSKRLMECSNMIGDGVEGSYGGIHQRKLESAYGTQWKVWADNSFETLQTADIKKIAAVPGIADYNISTRITPVKSVNFNRIEDLDNDQNRDLGGVSLIGNRKMDHDSNVLSGNVTIKDGRMIGINDKNTCVISEQLAAKNALSIGDVLKFNDYHNTANTCVYEATIVGIYQTKRFMSPLMDGDTFRSENIIFTDLRFPEKAEGKENDPCFEHAYFQVADVDEYDHVKAAVKAVDIDWERYDLIDRNGNMSTMSSNFNDLKKVSTLLIIITYAAGFVILFLIFVFWVKNRNFEIGILLSLGYRRVSILGQLFMEALMIALLSFAITFAFAPTVSKAAANYLIAEQTEQAKIQQDMDADKVSGGQSSEQIVVGVNVEITDEMLLACGASMIVLVGLSIGTAGITILCKKPRNILSELS, from the coding sequence ATGAACAGTATACAAAGAGCATGGCGTTCTGTCATTCGCAAACCGATAAAAAGTTTCCTGCTGCTACTGGTTGCCGTGACGGTCAGCTTATTTCTTCTTTGCGGTATGGCATCAAGAAATGCAAGTGTACAAACACAAGATACAACGCGGCAAGCGGTTGGAGCCGGTCTGCGGTTAGATGAAAACGAAACAAACCGATCAAAACGGCTGATGGAATGTTCTAATATGATAGGCGACGGTGTGGAAGGCTCCTATGGCGGCATACATCAAAGGAAACTGGAAAGTGCTTATGGTACACAATGGAAAGTCTGGGCGGACAATTCCTTTGAAACCCTGCAAACCGCTGATATTAAAAAAATCGCTGCTGTTCCGGGAATAGCGGATTATAATATTTCGACCCGCATTACACCCGTGAAGTCAGTCAATTTTAACCGCATTGAAGACCTGGACAACGATCAGAATAGAGACTTGGGTGGTGTTTCCCTTATTGGCAACAGAAAAATGGATCATGATTCTAATGTGCTGTCCGGCAATGTAACCATTAAAGACGGACGTATGATTGGAATAAATGATAAAAACACCTGCGTGATTTCTGAACAGTTAGCGGCGAAAAACGCCCTTTCCATCGGCGATGTTTTGAAGTTTAATGATTACCATAACACGGCGAATACTTGTGTTTATGAAGCGACCATCGTCGGAATCTATCAAACGAAGCGATTCATGTCGCCGCTTATGGATGGAGATACCTTCCGTTCTGAAAATATCATTTTCACCGATTTGCGTTTTCCCGAAAAGGCAGAGGGTAAGGAAAATGACCCCTGTTTTGAACATGCCTATTTTCAAGTTGCAGATGTAGACGAATACGATCATGTAAAAGCAGCGGTTAAAGCCGTTGACATAGATTGGGAACGCTACGACCTCATTGACCGAAACGGCAATATGTCTACAATGTCCTCTAATTTCAACGATTTGAAAAAAGTCAGTACCTTACTTATTATCATTACATATGCCGCTGGATTTGTCATTCTGTTTTTAATTTTTGTCTTTTGGGTGAAAAACAGAAACTTTGAAATCGGCATCCTACTCTCACTTGGCTACCGGAGAGTCAGCATTTTAGGTCAGCTTTTCATGGAAGCTCTTATGATTGCGCTTCTGTCCTTTGCGATTACCTTTGCCTTTGCTCCGACGGTATCAAAAGCAGCAGCAAATTATTTAATTGCCGAACAGACTGAGCAGGCAAAAATCCAACAGGATATGGATGCAGATAAGGTTTCCGGCGGTCAGTCATCGGAACAAATAGTAGTAGGCGTAAATGTGGAGATAACCGATGAAATGCTGTTGGCCTGTGGCGCAAGCATGATTGTCCTTGTAGGACTTTCTATCGGAACCGCCGGGATAACCATTTTATGCAAAAAGCCACGGAATATATTAAGCGAATTAAGTTAA
- a CDS encoding HAMP domain-containing sensor histidine kinase, producing MIKKLRKKLTIMFLFFTMLIFTAVLLIMLSNTAVKEQDLEIQYINNMADSIIDEVRNGKKLDELDLSVYVTKFRIWVCLSDGITKKSTPECFDTPSDILINQIKPRKSFESTQSIRLTDHYNLKSSRTIYLISGTKNKKYYKIHNTFSSNGTEYDLIMIYPQSTIWKIMCSDCSWYPLLWVGIFLLMYLVSRVLIRKAIKPVEAAMKSQKEFIASASHELKAPLSVIQINSETLDIDKSDIASQQKQKVILDECGLMSKLIQSMLALASSDAGNWKMNMRETDINTLLIEVWEMFGESARKKNIRLDLDIEERYPKIVCDKERITQVLGILLDNAITYSMPDLSIEMGARIQSKQIVFYVTDHGPGISDKEKEKVFERFYSGDPSRTDKSHYGLGLCIAKKIVRFHQGTILVKDTPNGGCTFEIRIPLEQGSD from the coding sequence ATGATAAAGAAACTTCGCAAAAAACTAACCATTATGTTCCTGTTCTTTACCATGCTGATCTTTACAGCGGTATTGCTTATAATGCTAAGCAATACCGCTGTAAAGGAGCAGGACCTTGAAATTCAATATATAAACAATATGGCCGACAGTATCATAGATGAAGTACGAAACGGAAAAAAGCTTGATGAGCTTGATTTGTCAGTTTACGTGACAAAGTTCAGAATCTGGGTCTGTTTGTCGGATGGTATTACGAAAAAATCCACTCCGGAATGTTTTGATACCCCATCCGATATTCTGATCAATCAGATTAAGCCCAGAAAATCGTTTGAATCGACACAAAGCATAAGATTAACTGATCATTACAACTTAAAGAGTTCCCGTACTATCTATTTGATCAGTGGAACAAAAAATAAAAAATACTATAAAATACATAACACATTTTCCTCAAACGGTACCGAATATGACTTGATTATGATTTACCCGCAATCAACGATATGGAAGATTATGTGCAGCGATTGCAGCTGGTATCCGCTTCTTTGGGTGGGTATATTTTTATTGATGTACCTTGTAAGCCGTGTTCTGATTCGCAAAGCGATAAAGCCGGTAGAAGCAGCCATGAAAAGCCAAAAGGAATTTATTGCTTCCGCTTCCCATGAGCTGAAAGCGCCGCTTTCCGTTATCCAGATTAACTCCGAAACGCTAGATATTGACAAATCCGATATTGCTTCCCAACAGAAGCAAAAGGTGATTCTTGATGAGTGCGGTTTAATGTCAAAGCTTATTCAATCCATGCTTGCTTTAGCATCAAGTGATGCCGGAAACTGGAAAATGAATATGAGAGAAACAGATATAAACACTCTCTTAATCGAAGTATGGGAAATGTTCGGGGAATCCGCACGTAAGAAAAATATTCGTTTGGATTTAGATATTGAAGAACGCTACCCGAAAATTGTCTGCGACAAAGAACGCATTACCCAAGTCCTCGGTATTTTGCTGGACAATGCGATCACTTACTCGATGCCCGATTTGTCTATTGAAATGGGGGCAAGGATACAGTCGAAACAAATTGTGTTTTATGTAACAGATCACGGCCCCGGTATTTCAGACAAAGAGAAAGAAAAAGTGTTTGAACGGTTTTATTCCGGAGATCCTTCAAGAACTGATAAAAGCCATTACGGATTAGGATTGTGCATAGCGAAAAAAATTGTGAGGTTTCATCAAGGCACGATCCTTGTGAAAGACACGCCAAACGGCGGCTGTACATTTGAAATACGAATACCATTAGAGCAAGGATCTGACTAA
- a CDS encoding FtsX-like permease family protein → MTFYQRAFRYIQRKKNKSILLFFCFLIIGTLVLCATIILQTAQATNRSIQQKTGSKLVLENRQGKNDISAETVARILELASVTKVNRAASGTAYPADFSPVTKMDSTETDNLTVTLHAYDNTEIDGLFAQEKYRLLYGNPITETQSGILIDSILAEGNQLGIGDQLTFKIKSGATASGKIIGIFFSGMERKQESSIMTAHRIENQIFVDHGLFEALFGKSGFSTLSVYTSNPENLNDLYKQTKLLINDTASITTSDQLYRQMQAPLKQVIRTTSLMLILILVTSVIVISLLLCMWMRTRTKETAVLISIGISKINLFLQAITESLSVFIFSAIGAAAFSRLFSKKLMDCVFSSDSFANIADTHLEGQHLLSLLLLGSVIILIAVGISIFPTLRANPRDTLSKMEE, encoded by the coding sequence ATGACTTTTTATCAGCGTGCTTTTCGCTATATCCAACGTAAAAAAAATAAAAGTATTCTTCTTTTTTTCTGCTTTCTGATAATCGGCACTCTGGTTTTATGTGCGACGATAATTTTGCAGACCGCACAAGCAACTAACCGTTCTATTCAGCAAAAAACCGGCTCAAAGCTTGTTTTGGAAAACCGGCAGGGGAAAAACGACATTTCCGCTGAAACCGTTGCCCGGATTTTAGAATTGGCTTCTGTAACCAAAGTCAACCGGGCAGCAAGCGGCACGGCATATCCCGCTGACTTTTCCCCTGTGACGAAGATGGATTCTACAGAAACGGACAACTTGACCGTAACGCTTCATGCGTATGACAATACAGAAATCGACGGGCTTTTTGCACAGGAAAAATACCGATTGCTTTACGGAAACCCTATCACGGAAACCCAAAGCGGAATTTTAATTGACTCTATTTTAGCGGAAGGCAATCAGTTAGGTATTGGCGATCAGCTTACATTTAAAATAAAGTCGGGGGCAACTGCTTCCGGAAAGATTATCGGAATTTTCTTCTCAGGTATGGAACGTAAACAAGAGAGTTCCATTATGACTGCTCATCGCATAGAAAATCAGATTTTCGTCGATCATGGGTTATTTGAAGCACTATTCGGCAAAAGCGGTTTTTCCACTCTTTCCGTTTATACCTCCAACCCTGAAAACCTGAATGACCTGTATAAGCAAACAAAGCTGTTGATAAACGACACTGCCAGCATAACAACATCCGATCAATTATACAGACAAATGCAGGCCCCCTTAAAGCAAGTTATCCGTACTACGTCGCTCATGCTTATTTTGATTTTGGTAACGTCTGTAATTGTTATTTCTTTGCTGCTTTGCATGTGGATGAGGACAAGAACAAAGGAAACGGCGGTTTTGATTAGTATCGGCATATCGAAAATCAATCTTTTTCTGCAAGCAATAACAGAAAGTCTTTCCGTATTTATCTTTTCTGCGATCGGTGCAGCAGCTTTCAGTCGTTTGTTCTCAAAAAAGCTAATGGATTGCGTGTTTTCATCGGATAGCTTTGCGAATATAGCTGACACCCATTTGGAGGGGCAACACTTGTTGTCGCTGCTTTTATTGGGAAGCGTAATTATACTAATTGCCGTTGGGATTTCGATTTTCCCGACACTTCGGGCAAACCCCAGAGATACGCTTTCTAAGATGGAGGAATAA
- a CDS encoding ATP-binding cassette domain-containing protein: MKIELKHLNKTYRHGKTALKDINLTLASPSLIGLVGPNGAGKSTLMKLLTANLLPTSGEILMDGLPLFKQEKTLKSSLGYLPQEFGLFEDLTAAQFLDYMAAIKCMDKKTAKEEIDRVIALTHLQDKRKAKIRTLSGGQKQRVGIAQSLLGDPKLLIFDEPTVGLDPAERFAFRNLFAETAKSRLVILSTHIIEDVQSACDHLVVLNGGEILYTGTPELLMAEKHAATLEDAYMVLVDGRTSA; the protein is encoded by the coding sequence TTGAAAATTGAACTGAAACACCTAAATAAAACCTATCGGCATGGGAAAACCGCGCTGAAGGACATCAACCTAACGTTGGCAAGCCCCAGTTTGATCGGGCTGGTAGGGCCGAACGGGGCTGGCAAAAGCACGCTGATGAAGCTGCTTACTGCGAATCTTCTGCCAACCTCCGGAGAAATTCTGATGGACGGCCTTCCGCTGTTTAAACAGGAAAAAACGTTAAAATCCAGCTTGGGCTATCTGCCGCAGGAATTCGGACTGTTTGAGGATCTGACCGCGGCACAGTTCCTGGATTACATGGCGGCGATCAAATGTATGGACAAAAAAACGGCAAAAGAAGAGATCGACCGGGTGATTGCGCTCACGCATCTTCAGGACAAGCGGAAGGCAAAGATCCGCACACTGTCGGGCGGACAGAAACAGCGCGTCGGAATCGCGCAATCCTTGCTGGGGGACCCAAAGCTTTTGATTTTTGACGAGCCGACCGTGGGACTCGATCCCGCCGAGCGGTTTGCTTTCCGAAACCTCTTTGCCGAAACAGCCAAGAGCAGGCTGGTGATTTTATCCACGCACATCATTGAAGATGTCCAGTCCGCGTGTGACCATCTGGTGGTTCTGAACGGCGGAGAGATACTCTATACCGGAACGCCGGAATTGCTGATGGCGGAAAAACACGCGGCTACTTTGGAGGACGCATACATGGTGCTCGTAGACGGGAGGACGTCGGCATGA
- a CDS encoding response regulator transcription factor, translating to MRILLIEDDKNLSATIAEQLQKEGYIIDCCYDGETALGLALNPEYGYDIVLLDRMLPIIDGLTVLKAIRQKQIYTPVLIITGLGELDDKINGLDCGADDYLVKPFHVKELFARIRALARRPADMVRKEALTAFDLTLDVEGRRLTCDGQSIMLTQKEADLMAVFMEKPNNTYSRSQLLWKVWGGSSEVEDGNVDNYIHFLRKRLRELDCKARIKTVYGTGYRLEDAP from the coding sequence ATGAGAATATTATTAATTGAAGATGATAAAAACCTGTCTGCGACAATTGCGGAACAGCTACAAAAGGAGGGATACATAATAGATTGTTGCTATGACGGTGAAACGGCTTTGGGTTTAGCTCTGAATCCCGAATATGGTTATGACATTGTTCTGCTTGACCGGATGTTGCCGATTATCGACGGGCTAACAGTTCTGAAAGCCATACGGCAAAAACAAATATATACACCCGTGTTGATTATTACAGGGCTCGGTGAGTTGGATGATAAAATCAACGGGCTTGATTGTGGAGCAGATGATTATTTGGTCAAGCCTTTTCATGTCAAGGAGTTGTTTGCGAGAATTAGAGCTTTGGCACGTCGCCCGGCGGACATGGTAAGGAAAGAAGCCTTGACAGCCTTTGATCTCACATTAGACGTGGAAGGCAGAAGATTGACCTGCGACGGTCAATCTATCATGCTGACGCAAAAAGAGGCTGATCTGATGGCAGTATTCATGGAGAAACCCAATAATACATATAGCCGCAGTCAACTTCTATGGAAAGTATGGGGCGGCAGCTCTGAGGTTGAAGACGGTAATGTAGATAATTATATCCATTTCCTGCGAAAACGGCTTCGTGAATTGGATTGCAAAGCCAGAATTAAGACAGTATATGGTACTGGGTATCGTTTAGAGGATGCGCCATGA
- a CDS encoding metalloregulator ArsR/SmtB family transcription factor: protein MEVINIDTQFSNYTNCFKALSDELRLNILFYLYQNDEKCVCSLTEYFKTSQSALSYHLKILSDNELLLKRQEAVWNFYSLNKEHFMFPILEKAFKNRSKPPTV from the coding sequence ATGGAGGTGATAAATATAGATACTCAATTCTCTAATTATACAAATTGTTTTAAGGCATTGTCAGATGAGTTAAGGTTAAATATTCTTTTTTACCTTTATCAAAATGATGAGAAATGTGTATGCAGTTTAACTGAATACTTTAAGACATCACAATCGGCTCTTTCCTATCATTTAAAAATACTTTCAGACAATGAACTGCTTTTAAAACGACAAGAAGCGGTTTGGAATTTTTACTCTTTGAATAAAGAGCATTTTATGTTTCCAATCTTAGAAAAAGCTTTTAAAAATCGATCTAAGCCACCCACTGTGTAG
- a CDS encoding transposase, with protein MHWQAKATGIYHLPVLSYLKEQNIFVAVINPYVMKKYASTAIRKGKTDKLGAIRIANYGLDNWFHLVDYTVFGETDAELRLLGRQYAHYINLRVQSMHTLTNMLDYTMPGIKNVVRNDSSSLKRKKLCDFAEQYWHFDNISAMSEAGYAAFQYPITPNAGIGSCQSSW; from the coding sequence GTGCATTGGCAAGCAAAGGCCACCGGAATTTATCACTTACCAGTGCTCAGCTATCTGAAAGAACAGAACATTTTTGTCGCGGTCATCAACCCATATGTGATGAAAAAATACGCTTCAACGGCAATCCGAAAGGGAAAAACGGATAAGCTGGGTGCGATCCGGATTGCTAACTATGGTCTTGATAACTGGTTTCACCTTGTGGATTACACTGTATTTGGAGAAACCGATGCCGAGCTGCGGCTTTTAGGCAGGCAATACGCCCACTACATAAATCTTCGAGTACAGAGTATGCATACACTGACAAATATGCTGGATTACACTATGCCCGGGATTAAAAATGTGGTACGCAACGATTCCAGTAGTCTGAAAAGAAAAAAGCTGTGTGACTTTGCTGAGCAGTACTGGCATTTTGACAACATCAGTGCAATGAGTGAAGCGGGTTACGCTGCCTTCCAATACCCCATCACCCCAAATGCTGGTATTGGAAGCTGTCAGAGTTCTTGGTAA
- a CDS encoding 4Fe-4S dicluster domain-containing protein, with protein sequence MSKTWYPVLNYEKCIECGACFNKCSNDVFRLENMRPVVVNTVSCTEGCHGCGSLCPSGAIEYIGDVSDTPIEGCSCSGCCNS encoded by the coding sequence ATGTCAAAAACATGGTATCCAGTATTGAATTATGAAAAATGCATTGAGTGTGGAGCTTGTTTCAACAAATGTTCAAACGATGTGTTTAGGCTAGAAAACATGCGCCCGGTAGTAGTAAATACCGTAAGCTGTACTGAAGGATGTCATGGCTGCGGGAGCCTCTGCCCTTCAGGTGCTATCGAATATATTGGTGATGTTAGTGACACACCAATAGAGGGTTGCAGTTGTTCGGGATGTTGTAATAGCTAA
- a CDS encoding permease produces MSSVFGWIVNFLSYIVTAFVRLILGLFKINDSFLDSQRYKGAVEFFFADAIVLFLMIIAITFVVSIIRSFFPPERTQKLLGEQGTARGFVGNVAAALLGVVTPFCSCSAVPVFIGFIEAGIPLGVTFSFLISSPMVNEVALALLWGLFGWKTALLYIATGLTIAIVSGVIIGKLKMEKYLVEDMVNMKMGSVDIVKPTWKQRISDAWKADLSTLKSIWIHILIGLSFGAVVQGWTPGAWFTNAVGASNLFAVPIAVLVGIPMYSNAAGVLPIVSSLTKLGVPMGTALAFMMAVTALSLPSIIILRRVLKPKLLAVFVGIMAVTIIFVGYLFNFVLA; encoded by the coding sequence GTGTCCTCAGTATTTGGTTGGATAGTGAATTTTTTAAGCTACATAGTTACTGCATTTGTAAGACTGATTTTAGGGTTGTTTAAAATCAATGATTCGTTCTTGGACTCGCAGCGCTATAAAGGAGCAGTTGAATTTTTCTTTGCTGATGCGATTGTACTATTTCTGATGATTATCGCAATAACATTCGTTGTATCAATTATAAGGAGTTTTTTTCCTCCGGAAAGAACCCAAAAGCTTTTAGGTGAGCAAGGAACAGCTAGAGGTTTTGTTGGAAATGTGGCAGCCGCCCTTCTAGGCGTTGTTACTCCTTTCTGTTCGTGTTCCGCCGTTCCCGTCTTTATTGGGTTTATAGAGGCAGGAATACCGTTAGGTGTAACATTCTCGTTTCTTATTTCTTCACCGATGGTAAATGAGGTAGCTCTTGCTTTACTTTGGGGTTTGTTCGGTTGGAAAACAGCTCTTTTATACATCGCAACTGGATTAACTATAGCAATTGTTTCAGGAGTTATTATCGGTAAACTAAAAATGGAGAAATATCTCGTAGAAGATATGGTTAACATGAAGATGGGCTCTGTTGATATCGTAAAGCCAACCTGGAAGCAGCGAATTTCAGATGCATGGAAGGCTGACCTAAGTACACTTAAAAGTATTTGGATACATATCCTTATTGGTTTGTCCTTCGGAGCTGTAGTACAGGGCTGGACGCCCGGAGCCTGGTTTACAAACGCTGTAGGGGCAAGTAATCTTTTCGCAGTTCCAATTGCCGTTCTTGTTGGTATACCCATGTATTCCAACGCAGCAGGTGTGCTTCCTATTGTAAGCTCACTTACCAAGTTAGGGGTTCCCATGGGTACAGCACTGGCTTTTATGATGGCGGTAACCGCATTAAGCCTTCCATCAATAATTATTTTGCGTAGGGTTCTAAAGCCAAAACTGCTCGCGGTATTTGTAGGAATAATGGCAGTTACTATTATATTTGTAGGTTACTTATTCAACTTTGTGCTTGCTTAA
- a CDS encoding MFS transporter: MNKQKQNQMLMVLGLMAFLANGDNYAASTLLIDISKDLHISFGNASLSVTAYMLAFGVFTLIFGPLSDRYGKVKIINIASFGTSIFSIIGGFAFNLPSLVVFRAVNGAFGAGIFPVMMAIVGQSFDDEHRHQALGTVLGLGFLGAATATAIGGVLAYFGSWRLVYIFYGIGELVLSLLMLKILERDKPVVEKLNFITAYKAPLTNFKFMRIAITLFFVGFSVFGSFSYAGKLLQEITGYTILSVGLILSLYGIGTVIGGRIAPKFKMKAGTTIYFIITGIIGFLATFTLSISRNVIMLSLGLFFFGIAFVFLQSTLVATAQDKLPQARGTAMSLTSFNMFVGGAVGTRVNASIIGTFGTSKIYLVSAVLLLTVGLISTVFAKNTASSNTQ; the protein is encoded by the coding sequence ATGAATAAACAAAAACAAAACCAAATGCTCATGGTTTTAGGACTGATGGCTTTTTTGGCAAATGGGGATAATTATGCTGCGTCCACACTTCTAATTGACATTTCCAAAGACTTACATATAAGCTTTGGAAATGCGTCCTTATCCGTTACAGCATATATGTTAGCATTTGGGGTATTTACATTGATATTTGGACCCTTGTCAGACCGATATGGTAAAGTTAAAATTATCAATATCGCATCATTTGGAACTTCTATTTTCAGCATTATTGGCGGGTTTGCTTTCAACTTGCCTTCACTAGTAGTTTTCAGAGCCGTGAACGGCGCGTTCGGAGCAGGCATTTTCCCTGTTATGATGGCTATAGTTGGTCAAAGCTTTGATGACGAACATCGTCATCAAGCATTGGGGACAGTTTTGGGGCTTGGATTTCTTGGCGCTGCTACGGCAACTGCTATAGGCGGAGTACTGGCTTACTTTGGCTCGTGGCGGCTGGTTTATATTTTCTATGGTATTGGTGAGCTTGTTTTATCTCTGCTTATGCTGAAGATACTGGAGAGAGATAAACCTGTGGTTGAAAAGCTGAATTTTATCACAGCCTATAAAGCACCGCTCACGAATTTCAAATTCATGCGTATTGCGATAACCCTTTTCTTCGTAGGATTTAGCGTATTTGGCTCATTCTCCTATGCAGGCAAGCTTTTGCAGGAGATAACAGGATATACGATTTTATCTGTTGGATTGATTTTATCTCTTTACGGGATTGGAACCGTAATCGGTGGTCGCATAGCGCCGAAGTTTAAAATGAAAGCGGGCACAACGATTTACTTTATAATTACCGGAATTATAGGATTTTTAGCGACATTCACATTGTCCATCAGTAGAAATGTCATTATGCTTTCCTTAGGTCTGTTCTTTTTCGGAATTGCTTTCGTATTTTTGCAATCCACACTCGTAGCAACAGCCCAGGATAAGTTGCCTCAAGCAAGGGGTACGGCCATGTCTCTTACGTCATTTAACATGTTTGTTGGCGGAGCCGTTGGAACAAGAGTAAACGCAAGCATAATCGGCACGTTTGGCACATCAAAGATTTATCTCGTCTCGGCGGTCTTACTGCTTACGGTAGGTTTGATATCAACTGTATTTGCCAAAAATACAGCGAGTTCAAATACACAATAG
- a CDS encoding thioredoxin family protein, producing the protein MDIKVLVSCCSDYGLKETTEEVIKELGITATVEKIKDMQKIMAYGVMKAPAIVINEKVKAMGRVPSKVEIMKYIQDELNH; encoded by the coding sequence ATGGATATCAAAGTCTTAGTATCATGCTGTTCTGACTACGGTCTAAAGGAGACGACAGAGGAGGTTATTAAAGAACTGGGTATAACCGCGACAGTTGAGAAGATCAAAGATATGCAAAAGATAATGGCATATGGCGTTATGAAGGCTCCAGCCATTGTTATCAATGAGAAAGTAAAGGCCATGGGCAGAGTCCCAAGTAAAGTTGAAATAATGAAATATATTCAGGATGAGTTGAATCATTGA